Within the Eucalyptus grandis isolate ANBG69807.140 chromosome 1, ASM1654582v1, whole genome shotgun sequence genome, the region ATTGAATGAATCCCACGACAGATTACTAGTGAATGATGATGTGGTTCAGAAGCCTCTTGCTGAATAAAAACATCTAGCTCAAAAGTTTCCTTTGCAAGTGGATCGATCCCACGCTCCATATCAAGGACAGATGCAATATTTGACCTCACTTAAATCTTCAGTACTCAACGAAATCAAATACTGTGGATTCAAACTGCTCACGAATAGCAAAACCAGGAATAACAAGTAGGAAACAGGAGATCGACACGCGGGAGACTAGGCACTCGGCGCCTACAACTCTGTAATATACCATTCCGACATCAATTGTGATCTTACCTGTGTGGATCTCTTAGGAATATTGTTAGCTGCGTTGGTCCCACAAAGATTAGGACAAGAGAAGCAAACCCATTGACCTGGGCAAATCGATCTACCTCAACTTTGCACTGGCCCGAAAATAAGCAAGTGGAAGGGGGTCCCCTGTAACATGCTAAATTGCTAATGGTTAATAATTGGTTTTGAGGTGATGGCAAATCAATCGGATTCGAAGTCTCCTCCTACCAAATTACTGGCCAGAGCAACGCATTTCAATCATGGCATGCCTGAGAACAGtcgcatttctagaaaaaacaTGTGCCCCATTTTCCTTGTGTCAGGCTTTTTTATCCCTATTCAGCTCTCAAAGTCAACCTCATCCCTCACGCTCCAACCGACTCATTGAACAATGGGACACCCCTTTCTCAATAGGATCTCCTGGATAAGGAGTGAAATGTACAAAAATGATGTGAACACAGTATACCCCATTACGTCTTTTGAGACCGAGAGTCATGAGATACCTCCGGATTTTGGCAAAACTAGACATACTTCATTGGGCAATTCAAGTTACGGGGCTAATCCTAACAGACTCACTGGATGGAACGGAGTTGGGAGAGGAACGTCTAGCTTGCAAGACTACAGCTTTAAGTCATACAGCTTACGGCATACTGAATGAAAGGTAACTATCAGGTCTCTGCAATATATCTTACTTGGACTAGAAAACGCATGTCATTGTTCCATGAAAGTGATCAGTTATTCATCTTGTCCGAGGGTACAAGCTCTAAAGAAGGAACAGGAGTCGCTTCTCTTTTTAGGGGAACCGTTTGAGGGTATGGGTCCTAAACTTTCATTCAGTCAACAATATTGTCCAGTCATTTTCGAAGTGTGCCAATCAATAAACCCGAAtcctaaaaagaagaaaagaaataggcTTCCCAGTCTTATCTCATTAGTTCCATTTTGAATAATATGGCTAGACAGACGATTTAGTGGAAATGGGCATTGAACGAGTCTACTGAAGGACGAACATGGATCCCCACATGAAGGAGACAAGGAACTACCAAAATTTAACAAACACTTGATATCTAGCAAACAGAAGGTCCGTATCTCATTTGGCATGTTTCCCCACATGAAGGAAACAAGGAACTACCAAAATTTAACAAGCACCTGATATCTAGCAAACAGAAGGTCCGTATCTTATTTGGCATGTTTCCACGCTTTAAGTCCAAAGCTAATCCATGATGTGTAAAGATAGCACCACCAGTTCAAAACTCTCTATCCATGCAGAGAGGCATGGCCCGACCCAATGGCAAGGCAAAGGAAAGATAACAAAAGAGGGACCAAAGCGGACGCTTATGAGAGAGGAAGGACAACCTGAAATGCTGGACAAGTAGTCACTCAATTTCTGTCTTTCCATTCGCATTGAAAGTTTGGATATTTCCATGGGACCTTAGCAGTGCTTTCAGGAGAAGTTCTGCCTTTTCCTTGATGTAAAATAGGTAACCATACAAGACCTCAGTAGTACTTTTCAGCTGTCCAGCATTCACTGGGCATTAGAAGCACTCATTTAACCAAGAAATCATGGAGTAAAGCATCACCACTGTCAATCGAAGAAACTTCAATTGCCTCTAGATTTATGTTGGAAAGAAGAAGCATTACACTAGAGAGAAATATGCAAGACTTGGTACATCAAAGACTCGGCCTTGCTAACGGTCAACAAAAGTGCAGGCACCTATAGTAAGTGATTATTTCCGAGTAATATTTTCTGAACTGGATGGGCAAGCTATAGTCAACACCATCATGAGGAAAACATACACAAGTGATTTGTCAGAAGGGTGTTCGGAAAGAACTTTATCTTTGGAAGGACACACCTCACAAGATCAATCAATTCATCTTTTCAGGCGCATCACCCGTCTTCTGAGATGTAGCAtctcctttcttttccataACCTGTTGGACACCTTCTTGATATCCTTCTATAAAGCTTTTAAGAGCATCCCTATATGCAGAAGCTCTCATCATGTACACCCGCTGCAAAGCAGGCTTTAATGTTTCCATTCCCCCTCTTGCAGCCACAGCTATCAAATTTGTTCATCATAAGAAAGGAGTCTTAATGTAGAAAACTTTTTTATGCAACTTCTGTCATAAATGCAGCCTCAATTTATCTGTCAAACTTCAGCATCCTTTTGTCACTACTATCGAAAGCTTTTGTCAGTCACTCTTTGAATCCAGTTCACAAGCAATCAACAGTATGAGCATATAGGTAACAGGTAAGAGAAATCAAGAAGAGAACTACAAAACATTTTGTTGATAGGTGAAATGGTTAGCTATGTAAAATGTTGGCTTTAACAGCAATCAACAGTATGAGCATATAGGTAACAGGTAAGAGAAATCAAGACGAGAACTACAGAACATTTTATTGATAGGTGAAACAGTTAGTTATGTAAAATGTTGGTTTTAACAGCTAAGCTAATCCTTCGACAACCTAAAAAGAAGGTGAAGTTGTGAGGAAGGGTTATATGACTCAAGGCAAGAGACTCAGTAGTAATGTTAGCATTGCTAACAGAGGAGCCTCTTCGAGGACACTGAAACTTTTGATGGCTTGATGGTGAAGTTAGAGGAAGTATTTCACAAGAGCAGATCTGAAGAAAGTAGTAGCAGTGAGGCATGCAATTTCAGGCCATAAGATAGTCATGCTCTACATGGCACATGGTTTCAGGCCCTACGATAGTGACGCCCTGCATATTGACGCAAAGTTCCCCACATGGTTCCCAATCCTTATCAagtcatttgattttttgtttcagaGTGAgggaaggaggaaaagaaaggggaTGGGGGGTATTACGAAACGTgaagattgatttaattgtggtGAGACATTTAAAATCCTCACAAAAACATGAGAAGATCAAAACTTTCTAATCTCCTATAATTCCTTGCAAACCCAGCCCATTATCCATGGAGAAGGTGCTTCTGCAAGCTTTACAAATAGATACCTCAAGTCTTGCTTTCAATCACTGCCAGATATCGTTCAACATTTTTCGTTGATTAGAAGAGGCATATGTAGACATTTCATGCATCTTACAGATAAATAAAGTGCAGACTAAATGTTGGAGTGGATGATAGGAGAGAAGAGAGTTCGGTACTTAATCTTCTActacaaatccataaatgcagtgAGTCAAATTGCTTCAGAATCTTCTGTTATGTCCAAACTTCCAATACAGCTATACTCTCGCAGCAGAGCCAAGTCGCAAATTACAAAATCTACCAGGAAAACAGATCTAAGGCACACATGGTAATGTCTATCACCATGATGAAGAAGCAGACTTCCTACAGGATCCTTCAGTAAtgtaccttgaagccatgcattaCGCTTAGGAAAGGATATGGCACACTTGTCAATATTAAGATGACAATACGTGTTGGAAAAATTGCATCTTCAGCACCAAAATGCAATTGACAGGAATATCTAAGGTTCCTTTTTGTCCTGTCAGCCGCACGTGGGGCTTAAGTGAGGGCAGTTATTTACAAAGGCATCGCTCATGAAGCCAAATACCATTGAAGATGCAGTACTACTCCCAAATCCCCACATAAAGCTATGTATGACTGCAGGCCACTCGGGCACCTCAAACGCTCAAACAGTGAGCTGCCATTGTAATATCACTGCCGTATATATGTCACAACCATGTGAAGTCACTAAGCAAGTATAACGAACCAAACTTTCCAACTTCATAGGAAACGAGTTGGATACTCTAGGAAAAGTttcaaattcaaggagaagCAGAAAAGGAAATCTTAAAGAAGACAATCTTGCACCAACAAATTTCTACTTTTAATGACAAGTAAATTAATTTCTAAGCTATTTGCATGAAGGGAGTCTATCAGCCAAGCTTTGGCAGATCAGTAGATCGAAGCCCATTTTAAAGGCTAAAAGGGATATCTGATTGGATCAAAGTTAGTTAGTGCGCCATAATATAAGTCTGTAGCTTGTCCCTAATGATACTAGTCAGGATGGGGCAGGCAGCCTAATACATGAAGAGAAGATGAGATGGGGGAGTTCCTCAATACTAAGGTGTCAAGGCGGTCAAAGAAAACCAGAGGTCCAAGCAGCCAATGCTTTGGTCGTGGCTTATGTTGGAATGACCAGAAAGCTAATTTCTCTAACAAAAGCCATAAGACAAAAACCACCTATGCCTGACCATTCACTTGGAAACAATCTAGAACAAAAGGCATTCCTAAACTCAATAGGTGCTGATTTAGTGAGTCGATTGTGAGTAGAGAGAACTTGCAATTGGACAATCCGAGATGATAACCTCTTCAGCCAAGCCGAAGAAGGCATCAGCTCATATCAAACCgtcctaaaaaaggaaaagccagaAAGGTCCGCATGCCAATCTCAACTTTTCTTGAGACCGTATAGGCACAAGATCCATTTCTGACATCaaatcattgttttttttttggtaaaagacaTCGAATCATTGTTATAGTGGCCTAAAACACTTTTTCCTGCAAAGGGTGTTCATGAAGCTTTTTTTccacactttttttctttttctggttcaGAAAACTTGTATCTGTTATGAGCTTTACTATGTGGACAACTAGTCCTCTGCAAGAACAAAATCTGTCAGTGAGGGTTTGCTGAACTACAACCCTAGCTTTCCCAGGCATGAATTGCCTAATAGAACAATGGGGAGCTCAGCTAATGTGCTTGACATGAATCTCAAATACTTAGGAATATTCATGGTGGTCTTCAGAATCACACGCTACCTCTTCAGACAATTCCTAGTTGAGTTAATTGAAAATAGAGGTCATGTGTCTTTATTTTCCCTAAATCCAACCAGCTGAAATGAAGGATAAAACGCCATTCTCATGCTCAGCATCAGAAAAATCACAGATACAAGGACAGTGCATAACAAGGAATCAGAGACTGACACATGGAATGAGCACACATTCAGGATGATATTTACCTCTGTATGACATTTCAACCGTGGAATGATAACATCACAGCAATCATGTCATATTTAAGTCCCCAAGCATTAAATTCAGAAAGAAGGCACTTACCAAGATCCTCTAAAGTCGAAGGTTCTTTCTCTTCAGCCACTTTTTTGGCTCTTCTGGGCTTGTCTTCACTGTCTTCATCTTTCTTGTAATCATTTGGTCGGAGCTCAGGACCAATATCACGAACCCAGCTCGCAGCATAAAGCCTGGACGCCTCCTTTAACACCTGAAGACAACAAGTAATTGACTCAGATAAATTGTCAGAACACAAATTTCCATTCTCAAAATTAAGTAGTGACACAGCCATCAACCATGAGATTTTACTTTCAAAGCTAATGAAGCCAAGTGAAGAACCTTGAATATATTGTCCAAACAAGCTGTACATAATTGTGGAGCCACTAATACTTTGAATATTCCAACATTAAAACAATTTAGTATATTGATACTAAAGCCTAACACAATCTCTTCGTTCTTTGAATATAAATCCTGACATTTTCCAAATAtcattctaaaatttatttagcCTCTACATAGTAAACGAAATTCACTCTTAATCCTGTCTCCAAAGTCCTTGATTTTATCCTCTAATCTTCTCTTGAGTACAAAACGTTGGGACGTAAGTGAGCAAGAATCCTCAGTAAGCAATTACTCACCTCCATAATGTGGGATCGAGCATGCTCAAAATAATTTAGTATAAGTTTTTATaactaactaaaaaaaaatcacatcacatTCTTGTCGCGAGATAATAAGCATAATTCATAAATAGCAGTAAACTACAAAACAAGTATTCAATACAGCACAAAATCAAAGATTCAGAAGTTTCTtaaaatcaaaatcctttcttTGATCTTAGTTCTACGGCCACATTTTGCCCTGTGACaagatccaaataaattcaATCCCACATTAACTAGTGGTCAGCTCTGATTTTTTGAATGAATCGATACACAGCCCCATTTTAGGGGTTTGAAGTTCTTATTGTAGAAACTATGAGCGTTGGATATCAAATATCTCAAGTTTGTATGCCAGAATCTTATTTTAAAGAAGATCAATAGGTACAAAATCAAAGATTATTTTTCGAATTGTTTCCACACCTGATCCATTTTTCTAACTTGTAGAATACaggaagaaaaattaaacataGAAGTCAGCAAGCAATCACTTACCTTCTCAAACTGCACAAAAGCCAATCCTTAAGGTCTTTGGAAATCACTTGATTTTAATATTTCCAATGACCTTCTGCTTGCTAATGTAACCTCAATGTCACTTTATACGTTTTCTCTCTGCATGTCTAAAAAATTTTCAGATGAATGTCTCTTCTCCTTATAACTGCTCTGTTGAATCTATCTTCCTCTCATCCATATAGATCTTGAAGAATTGTGTCCTTTATCCTAATCATTGTTGTATCGAATAACAGATATTGGCTCTTAATGCAACTCAATGATAATTAATTATGCCAGCTTTATTGAACTCATCCAAACTCTAAAGTACTTAGAAAAGGTGTACATATTTATGCTTCTAGCAATTAGTGTAACTTCTGTTTCTTCTATCACACCTTGTTAACTCTCAAAAATAGAGGATCCCTTATAGATTTCCTGCCCATTCGTTTCTTCAATGATAATTGCTTCAGTTGTCCCTCTTTctatttcctttcattttgctttCAAACTCTTAAGACCCAGATAATGGTATAGACATTTTAGTCATTACTAATCTCTTTTCTTAATCTACAA harbors:
- the LOC104447378 gene encoding uncharacterized protein LOC104447378: MKLRVVCRKLYDYVRYDLKEIAFPSSLPDPPHIKKRRKLTWHDRFLVLKEASRLYAASWVRDIGPELRPNDYKKDEDSEDKPRRAKKVAEEKEPSTLEDLAVAARGGMETLKPALQRVYMMRASAYRDALKSFIEGYQEGVQQVMEKKGDATSQKTGDAPEKMN